In Sulfurisphaera javensis, a single genomic region encodes these proteins:
- a CDS encoding sulfurtransferase TusA family protein — protein MMELKLSNPDMILDIERFYKLYCLKNIKKLDWGYEGYIELMRFIKFNCFIVKRTSSLEIFDKNGKFKISIEIHGNMIEIKGEGESIILNSLLNRIKKNIEEYGKIITKLEHKNNTEKVALFKTNPDEVLDLRGYSCPVPEIKTKQKLYSMEKGKVLEVLVDNPAAIEYTLPEVARLFNCRYEIYNMGDYASFIFVKLGNTKTCSQFVEAIEEEKENEIKQLIKEGEFRAFLYSYFDQIVSQKAVNAIKKEDLKYEGLTLVSSAPIGRGWLLTALVNGEKIFAVRLDIEDKTLYDEDALKYLPIEGESNVFYLKHKV, from the coding sequence ATGATGGAATTAAAGTTATCTAACCCAGATATGATACTAGATATAGAAAGATTTTATAAATTATATTGTCTTAAAAATATTAAAAAACTAGATTGGGGTTACGAAGGCTACATTGAATTAATGAGGTTTATAAAATTTAATTGTTTTATAGTTAAAAGGACAAGTTCTTTAGAGATTTTTGATAAAAATGGAAAATTCAAAATTTCAATAGAAATCCATGGTAATATGATAGAAATAAAAGGGGAGGGTGAATCGATAATCTTAAACAGTCTTTTGAATAGAATCAAAAAGAACATAGAAGAATATGGAAAAATAATTACTAAATTAGAACATAAAAATAATACGGAAAAAGTAGCTCTATTTAAAACTAATCCGGACGAAGTGCTTGATCTGAGAGGTTACTCATGTCCGGTACCAGAAATAAAAACAAAACAAAAATTGTATAGTATGGAAAAAGGAAAAGTACTAGAGGTTTTAGTTGATAATCCTGCTGCAATTGAGTATACACTCCCAGAAGTAGCAAGGCTCTTCAACTGTAGATATGAGATATATAACATGGGTGATTATGCTTCTTTTATTTTTGTTAAGCTTGGAAACACAAAGACCTGCTCTCAATTTGTTGAAGCCATAGAAGAAGAGAAAGAAAATGAAATCAAGCAACTAATAAAAGAGGGAGAATTTAGGGCGTTTCTATATTCTTATTTCGATCAAATAGTAAGTCAAAAAGCAGTTAATGCAATTAAGAAGGAAGATTTAAAATATGAAGGACTTACGTTAGTTTCTTCAGCGCCTATAGGCAGAGGTTGGTTACTTACAGCGTTAGTTAATGGAGAGAAGATATTTGCTGTTAGATTAGACATTGAAGATAAAACTCTTTATGACGAAGATGCTTTAAAGTATCTTCCTATTGAGGGTGAAAGTAATGTATTTTATCTCAAACATAAAGTTTAA
- a CDS encoding sulfurtransferase TusA family protein, with product MELNLIGLCCSQPHLLVYSKLRKMKEEEKLRIITDDVTVIERDIIPLARTFNCKYLVKKENDKYIIYLEKI from the coding sequence ATGGAACTAAATCTCATAGGCTTATGTTGCTCACAGCCTCATTTGTTAGTTTATTCAAAACTGAGAAAAATGAAAGAAGAAGAAAAACTTAGAATTATAACTGATGATGTTACTGTTATAGAAAGAGATATAATACCCTTAGCGAGAACATTCAATTGCAAATATTTAGTAAAGAAAGAAAATGATAAATATATAATATATTTAGAAAAAATTTGA
- a CDS encoding sulfurtransferase TusA family protein: MSEDLKFKNPDQVLDVRGESCPVPEMEASKKLRKMKVGELLEVLTDHQPAVDVTLPSLAKNLGYPYLVIKDGEIYRVRILKVK, translated from the coding sequence ATGAGTGAAGATCTTAAATTTAAAAATCCGGACCAAGTGTTAGACGTTAGAGGAGAATCATGCCCAGTACCAGAAATGGAAGCAAGCAAAAAATTGAGAAAGATGAAGGTAGGAGAGCTTTTAGAGGTTTTGACTGATCATCAACCAGCAGTAGATGTAACATTACCTTCATTAGCTAAAAATCTAGGATATCCTTACTTAGTAATTAAGGATGGGGAAATTTACCGTGTAAGGATATTAAAGGTGAAATAA
- a CDS encoding YeeE/YedE family protein yields MPPSMVLQPFYNESWALIYGLFGLSGFILGWVAQRGNYCFVNAMTSIFTTKSYERFGALLILFGLSALGCGLLVAFGVIPAVDQYFFNYFAGWYILVGSFIFGFGAALAGGCNLSMLYRASSGYVQNWIELFGMMIGTYIFAIGIWPFQQYTMEKGIFSTTMGGYVEYLPYVIFHSVSPMAVYITTLLLSLPLIILGIYLQQYTKKKWGMNFRVNLPGTMAYRPPGSVALGKEEEKKNWKKEALDMLLLKKPYGTNLSTVILALDMIFVFIVGAGYTFNYLVITSSDGGRFFEYLLMLPGVNLFLTTPWFNDALPIVDPSTLMVVMLCVGAFAASFLSGDFKIRIPKEKKRLLIGFVGGILVGIGVRMALGCNVGLMWTNFAQLGYDGIIFLFGMLGGVWLAVKIQERL; encoded by the coding sequence ATGCCACCCAGTATGGTATTGCAGCCATTTTATAACGAAAGTTGGGCCCTTATATATGGACTATTTGGTTTAAGCGGGTTTATTTTAGGTTGGGTGGCTCAAAGGGGTAATTATTGTTTTGTAAATGCAATGACTTCTATTTTTACAACAAAAAGTTATGAGAGATTTGGAGCACTTTTAATCTTATTTGGTCTTTCCGCTTTAGGTTGTGGTCTTTTAGTAGCATTTGGAGTAATTCCAGCAGTTGATCAATACTTTTTTAATTATTTTGCTGGTTGGTATATATTAGTAGGTTCCTTTATTTTCGGATTTGGTGCTGCCTTGGCTGGTGGATGTAATTTATCAATGTTATATAGGGCTTCAAGTGGTTATGTTCAGAATTGGATTGAATTATTTGGAATGATGATAGGTACTTATATATTTGCAATAGGCATTTGGCCATTCCAACAATATACAATGGAAAAAGGAATTTTTTCAACAACAATGGGAGGATATGTCGAGTATTTACCTTATGTAATATTTCATTCAGTTTCTCCGATGGCTGTTTATATTACTACACTTTTGCTCTCTTTACCTTTAATCATACTAGGAATATACCTACAACAATATACGAAGAAAAAATGGGGAATGAATTTTAGAGTGAATTTACCAGGAACTATGGCATATAGACCACCAGGAAGCGTTGCCCTAGGAAAAGAAGAAGAGAAAAAGAATTGGAAAAAAGAAGCATTAGATATGTTATTATTAAAGAAGCCTTATGGAACAAACTTGTCTACAGTAATTTTAGCGTTAGATATGATCTTTGTGTTTATTGTAGGAGCCGGTTATACATTCAATTATTTGGTAATTACTTCCTCTGATGGAGGGAGATTCTTTGAATACCTTCTGATGTTACCTGGAGTAAACTTATTCTTAACTACTCCATGGTTTAACGATGCATTGCCAATAGTTGATCCTAGTACTCTAATGGTAGTTATGCTTTGTGTTGGAGCTTTTGCCGCATCTTTTTTAAGTGGTGATTTTAAAATAAGAATTCCAAAAGAGAAAAAGAGACTTTTAATAGGTTTTGTTGGTGGTATCTTAGTAGGAATTGGTGTTAGAATGGCATTAGGTTGTAATGTTGGATTAATGTGGACCAATTTTGCTCAATTAGGATATGATGGTATAATATTTCTATTTGGAATGTTAGGAGGCGTATGGTTAGCTGTAAAGATTCAAGAGAGGTTATGA
- a CDS encoding DsrE family protein, with product MVDYAIMMVSGDNEKIYMGIITAIGLVSGGNKVYMFFTMDALKALTPESEKIILTNAKPLKYYIDNLLELGGEDVKIVACEFGMKVKGIKEEQFIYPVKPSGVSEFALKANEAKGVLIF from the coding sequence ATGGTTGATTATGCCATAATGATGGTTTCTGGAGATAATGAGAAAATATATATGGGTATTATAACTGCAATTGGTTTGGTCTCTGGAGGAAATAAAGTTTACATGTTCTTTACGATGGATGCATTAAAGGCTTTGACTCCTGAGAGTGAAAAAATAATATTAACCAACGCTAAACCATTAAAGTATTACATTGATAACCTTTTAGAATTAGGTGGCGAAGATGTAAAGATTGTTGCATGTGAATTTGGTATGAAAGTAAAGGGAATAAAAGAGGAGCAATTTATTTATCCAGTTAAGCCTAGTGGAGTATCTGAATTTGCTCTGAAAGCTAATGAAGCAAAAGGAGTTCTAATTTTCTAA
- a CDS encoding deoxyribodipyrimidine photo-lyase yields MRCAFIFRRDLRLYDNSGLNNAFNECEEVIPIFIADPRQLINNPYKSEFAVSFMINSLLELDSEIRRKGSKLHIFFGEAENVISNFRGVDAIYVNEDYTPFAITRDSNIKKVCENKGIEFKVFEDYLLTTKSIFHHKTFTSFYNDAKKLKVREPFTIEGKFGSIDSLSTDFLISFKKFESPLFQGGRKEALKLLERDIDYTKRDFPSENGNSHLSPHIKFGTVSIREVYYKKIYNEEFIRELYWRDFFTLLAYYNPYVFGNSFKKKYNYIQWDNNIEYFNAWKEGITGYPIIDAGMRALNSTGYINGRLRMIVAFFLVKVLFVDWRWGEKYFATKLVDYDPAINNGNWQWVASTGVDYTFRIFNPWKQQEKFDPEAKFIKDWVEELRDYPPSVIHSLDKRRVKGYPPPIVDWRERVNYVREKYRSLEN; encoded by the coding sequence GTGAGATGTGCATTTATATTTCGAAGAGATTTGAGACTTTATGATAATTCTGGTTTAAATAATGCTTTTAATGAATGCGAAGAAGTAATCCCAATTTTTATTGCAGATCCTAGGCAGCTTATTAATAATCCTTACAAGTCTGAGTTTGCAGTCTCTTTTATGATTAATTCTTTATTAGAACTTGATAGTGAAATAAGAAGAAAGGGTAGTAAACTGCATATATTCTTTGGAGAAGCAGAAAATGTGATCTCAAATTTTCGAGGAGTTGATGCAATTTATGTAAATGAGGATTATACGCCCTTTGCTATAACTAGGGATTCAAACATTAAGAAGGTATGTGAAAATAAAGGAATAGAGTTTAAGGTATTTGAGGATTATCTGTTAACTACTAAGTCAATCTTTCATCATAAAACCTTCACATCGTTTTACAATGATGCTAAAAAATTAAAGGTTAGAGAGCCATTTACTATAGAAGGAAAATTTGGCTCTATTGATTCTTTATCAACTGACTTTTTGATCTCTTTTAAGAAATTTGAATCTCCTTTATTTCAAGGTGGAAGAAAAGAGGCATTAAAACTTCTTGAGAGGGATATAGATTATACTAAAAGAGATTTTCCTTCTGAAAATGGTAATTCTCATTTATCTCCTCATATAAAATTTGGTACAGTATCGATTAGAGAAGTTTATTATAAAAAGATATATAATGAAGAATTTATAAGAGAGCTATATTGGAGGGACTTTTTTACTCTTCTCGCTTATTACAATCCTTACGTTTTTGGTAATAGTTTTAAAAAGAAGTATAACTATATACAATGGGATAACAATATTGAGTATTTTAACGCTTGGAAAGAAGGAATTACTGGATACCCGATTATCGATGCTGGAATGAGAGCTCTTAATTCAACTGGTTACATTAATGGCAGATTAAGGATGATTGTAGCTTTTTTCCTGGTTAAGGTATTGTTTGTCGACTGGAGATGGGGAGAAAAGTATTTTGCAACCAAACTTGTAGATTATGATCCAGCTATAAATAATGGAAATTGGCAATGGGTTGCTTCAACTGGAGTAGATTACACTTTTCGTATCTTTAATCCATGGAAGCAACAAGAAAAATTTGATCCAGAAGCAAAGTTCATAAAAGATTGGGTAGAGGAGTTGAGAGATTACCCACCCTCAGTTATACACTCATTGGATAAGAGGAGGGTCAAAGGTTATCCTCCTCCTATTGTAGATTGGAGAGAAAGAGTAAACTATGTAAGAGAAAAATATAGGAGTTTAGAAAATTAG
- a CDS encoding type 1 glutamine amidotransferase domain-containing protein, whose amino-acid sequence MKVLFIVGDEYEDIELLYPFYRVIEEGFQPVIAGKEAGMKIVGKHGYSVVADIAFKDVNIDDYLALVIPGGRGPERIRTLPEVKDITRKFFEKKKPVAAICHGPQILISAGVIKGRKVTSVSSIKDDVIAAGGEYIDAPVVEDENLISSRHPGDLPYFAQSLIKALKAIKKM is encoded by the coding sequence ATGAAAGTTCTTTTCATAGTTGGAGACGAATATGAAGATATCGAATTACTTTACCCTTTTTATAGGGTTATAGAAGAAGGATTCCAACCAGTAATAGCTGGCAAAGAAGCCGGTATGAAAATAGTAGGAAAACATGGCTATTCAGTTGTTGCAGATATTGCATTTAAAGATGTTAATATAGACGATTATCTTGCATTAGTAATTCCAGGTGGAAGAGGGCCGGAAAGAATTAGGACTTTACCAGAAGTTAAGGACATTACAAGAAAATTCTTTGAGAAAAAGAAACCAGTTGCAGCAATCTGTCACGGTCCTCAAATATTAATTTCAGCTGGAGTAATTAAAGGTAGAAAAGTTACTTCCGTTTCATCAATAAAAGATGACGTTATCGCAGCTGGTGGAGAATACATTGATGCCCCAGTCGTAGAAGACGAGAACCTAATATCATCAAGGCATCCTGGAGATTTACCATATTTTGCTCAAAGCTTAATTAAAGCTTTAAAGGCTATAAAGAAAATGTGA
- a CDS encoding MFS transporter, producing the protein MDRNQIDIALLLLSRITRSITAGFISVVIGLYFLHIGLSLVKIGILFGIGAFASPLIAFIFSIYADMKDRKFTLLITLFFLPLSILIILLTTNFYLLAIASALGGFGIAGGLVGGGVGATVAPIQTAILAEKTNEKNRTQIYSIFTLASTYAGAGGALLSYIKNYHELFILGLILSLISFLSSIPIKVLPVKKEKEEIKVRDKDIQIIKKFTYTGIFNGIAQGLITPFIPVIFEKFYGLAQDEIGVIVFLGGIVSATIMFLTPYFTEVLGFVEFIIITRGISSMLVLIFPFLHYTLFAELDYIAFTTFRVFALPSQQALMMNLVSERRRATASGINQTARLLPSAVSTVTSGFLLTIALSIPFISSFVVNMINLYLYYKFFWNVPEAQAKKKVKYISVNE; encoded by the coding sequence ATGGATAGGAATCAGATAGATATTGCTTTACTTTTACTTTCGAGAATTACGAGAAGCATAACTGCTGGCTTCATATCAGTAGTAATTGGATTATACTTTTTACATATAGGTTTAAGTTTAGTAAAAATTGGAATTCTTTTCGGTATCGGAGCTTTTGCTTCTCCGTTAATTGCATTCATTTTCTCTATCTATGCTGATATGAAGGATAGAAAATTTACTCTTCTTATTACCTTATTTTTCTTGCCTCTAAGTATTCTTATTATATTATTAACAACTAACTTTTATTTACTTGCTATAGCCTCCGCATTGGGAGGATTTGGAATTGCTGGAGGATTAGTTGGCGGTGGAGTAGGTGCAACTGTAGCTCCTATACAAACAGCCATCCTTGCAGAGAAAACTAATGAGAAAAATAGAACTCAGATTTATTCAATCTTTACATTAGCTTCCACATATGCAGGCGCTGGAGGGGCTTTGCTTTCTTACATAAAAAATTATCATGAACTTTTTATCTTAGGTCTTATCTTATCTTTGATATCTTTTTTGTCATCAATACCAATTAAAGTTCTACCTGTGAAAAAAGAAAAAGAAGAAATAAAAGTAAGAGATAAGGACATACAAATAATTAAAAAATTTACATATACTGGCATTTTTAATGGTATAGCTCAAGGCTTAATAACCCCATTTATTCCAGTAATTTTTGAAAAATTTTATGGTTTAGCACAGGATGAAATAGGAGTTATTGTGTTTTTAGGTGGAATAGTCTCAGCTACTATTATGTTTTTAACACCATATTTCACAGAAGTTTTAGGTTTCGTGGAATTTATTATAATTACTAGAGGAATTTCTTCTATGTTAGTACTTATATTTCCTTTTCTTCATTATACTTTATTTGCTGAATTAGACTATATAGCCTTCACAACTTTCAGAGTATTTGCTTTACCATCTCAACAAGCATTAATGATGAATTTAGTAAGTGAAAGAAGAAGAGCAACAGCTAGTGGAATAAATCAGACAGCTAGACTTCTACCATCAGCAGTCTCAACTGTAACCTCTGGCTTCCTTTTAACTATTGCTTTATCAATTCCTTTTATCTCCTCCTTTGTAGTAAATATGATTAATTTATATCTGTATTATAAGTTCTTTTGGAATGTCCCTGAAGCTCAAGCTAAAAAGAAAGTTAAGTATATTTCGGTTAATGAGTGA
- a CDS encoding glycosyltransferase, with product MIVSITAELGLDIGENFAGGLGVLEGDKFYASARLGIDYAVITLFYRKGYTRKEDKQKELLSHVIKEWESEIEFNKKGKVKVEYLAYKLNTAKAIFVNVISPEWAKKLNEQLYIENSEEERFYKYLLLSKASEKYISQIIGWDKIKYVDLQEAYPSFLPLLRYFPRYRIIIHTPAPWGHPTFSAKFFKEEFGFEFPYDPVVMTEIGLSVATQGIVVSKKMIKHVSKVFPHHMHKIKAITNAVEIPRWRHPLLNNVKDLDDFIRKRKEIKKESLKKLGKESEKPVISWVRRITQYKRPEFILRLIDELKDDVIFIIGGKAHPFEYYGIELEKKFKDYAGTRNNVIYVPGVDINSMKLAIWSSDIWTFTPFSGWEASGTSFMKAGINGVPSVASRDGAVPEIIRDGYNGWLYGEDRDELLPLTSYDHEYEEFKKKIKEALNNYYEIGYNAYLTFSEFCSMDRLMREYVL from the coding sequence ATGATAGTTAGTATAACAGCCGAGTTAGGTTTGGACATTGGAGAGAATTTTGCTGGTGGTTTAGGAGTTTTAGAGGGAGATAAATTTTATGCTTCTGCTAGATTAGGTATTGACTACGCTGTTATTACTTTATTTTATAGAAAAGGATATACTAGAAAAGAAGATAAACAAAAAGAGTTATTGTCTCATGTAATAAAAGAATGGGAAAGTGAAATAGAGTTCAACAAAAAGGGAAAGGTAAAAGTCGAGTATTTAGCTTATAAATTAAATACTGCCAAGGCTATATTTGTTAACGTTATTTCACCCGAATGGGCTAAAAAACTAAATGAACAGCTTTACATAGAGAATTCTGAAGAGGAAAGATTTTACAAATATTTACTTCTATCTAAAGCTTCAGAAAAATACATTAGTCAGATAATAGGCTGGGATAAGATAAAATATGTAGATTTACAAGAAGCATATCCTTCTTTTCTTCCTCTATTAAGGTATTTCCCTAGGTATAGGATAATCATTCATACACCAGCACCATGGGGTCATCCAACTTTTTCAGCAAAATTCTTTAAGGAAGAATTTGGATTCGAATTTCCTTACGATCCAGTAGTAATGACAGAAATTGGTCTTTCAGTTGCTACTCAAGGTATTGTAGTTTCTAAGAAAATGATAAAACATGTAAGTAAGGTTTTTCCACATCATATGCATAAAATAAAGGCTATAACTAATGCTGTGGAGATACCTAGATGGAGGCATCCATTACTAAATAACGTTAAAGACCTTGATGATTTTATTAGAAAGAGAAAGGAGATAAAGAAAGAAAGTCTTAAAAAATTGGGTAAAGAGAGTGAGAAACCAGTTATAAGTTGGGTAAGAAGAATTACACAATATAAGAGACCAGAGTTTATTTTAAGGTTAATAGATGAATTAAAAGATGACGTTATTTTTATTATTGGTGGAAAAGCTCACCCCTTTGAGTATTATGGAATAGAACTGGAGAAAAAATTTAAGGATTATGCAGGGACAAGAAATAACGTGATTTATGTGCCCGGAGTGGATATAAATTCCATGAAACTAGCAATATGGAGCAGTGATATATGGACCTTTACACCATTTTCCGGTTGGGAAGCTAGTGGTACTAGTTTTATGAAAGCTGGGATTAACGGTGTTCCTTCAGTCGCTTCAAGGGATGGTGCAGTTCCAGAAATTATAAGGGATGGATACAATGGTTGGCTTTATGGCGAGGATAGAGACGAGTTATTACCCTTAACTTCTTATGACCATGAATATGAAGAGTTTAAAAAGAAGATTAAAGAAGCATTAAACAATTACTATGAAATCGGATATAACGCTTATCTTACTTTCTCAGAATTCTGTTCCATGGATAGACTTATGAGAGAATACGTTTTATGA
- a CDS encoding thermopsin family protease: MRFYSIFILILFLFSIVVAGYIPLPSHEYVYFNLYLPEGYKLNIISFSSQEFPLLIFTLQQFNNWIKGINSKPVILTNISKGSYSFYLNPGNYVVVIDGANNSYPSPQNYEIFIVPYNALALLSQPRNSSAIGIVAYGVGNKSVCSVSTNAILGFFNITSLYAYNSSYNPQSGASLQLNTVLYGEDNQSLFLQDVIGFITSENQLQFVANVWNVSSVSALLNNSYFYSNYTHFYSYKLPLAGFLIINVSNVSNGMRISFGYVIIQNGTFVKPDIKFFNTVFFPFKGYLLIDPYNLTGDYHAYDAELVFGGYSGGEITSFVSLNASLALYYNSTYGWKPFRSLYTYSVNTGEGTTDLHVSIRDSYANVYVGNENLGLLTEKFNPPSPLFLYVFIIPYNYSFYLNSSYKIYFPENISGKYEFARLNYISVNGKTVNNGYVIPYPDLPREVYVDVNYTYYYYVNIMLPNGSTIKGWFKEGSEINIPKVIYLNTEERYVLENNSTLIVSQPLINYTPEYVLQYKATINNITEWLNQGSKIILYSPTFLLFNVKWVGTYNVSNGGVIEVNSPIIEKEVKILNYSSIMFLLIIIVIILIVFLIKRILS, encoded by the coding sequence GTGAGATTTTATTCGATCTTTATCCTTATTTTATTTCTTTTCTCGATTGTGGTAGCTGGTTATATACCATTGCCTTCTCATGAATATGTTTATTTTAATTTGTACTTACCAGAAGGTTACAAATTAAATATAATATCATTTTCTTCGCAGGAATTTCCTTTATTAATCTTTACTTTACAGCAGTTTAACAACTGGATAAAGGGTATAAACTCTAAACCTGTTATCTTAACTAATATTTCGAAAGGAAGCTACTCATTTTACTTAAATCCGGGTAACTATGTGGTTGTTATAGATGGGGCTAACAATTCATATCCCTCTCCTCAAAACTATGAGATATTCATTGTTCCTTATAATGCGTTAGCACTCTTATCCCAGCCTAGAAATTCTTCAGCTATTGGAATTGTTGCATATGGAGTAGGAAATAAAAGTGTGTGCAGTGTTTCTACAAATGCTATACTAGGATTTTTTAATATTACTTCTCTCTACGCATATAACTCCTCATACAATCCTCAAAGTGGAGCATCCCTCCAGCTTAATACTGTTCTGTATGGGGAAGATAATCAGAGTTTATTTTTACAGGATGTTATAGGTTTTATCACATCTGAAAACCAATTACAATTTGTCGCAAACGTATGGAATGTAAGCTCTGTCTCTGCGTTGCTTAACAATAGTTACTTTTATAGTAATTACACACATTTCTATAGTTATAAACTTCCGTTAGCGGGTTTTCTTATAATAAATGTTAGTAATGTAAGTAATGGGATGAGGATATCTTTTGGATATGTTATAATACAGAACGGAACTTTTGTAAAACCAGATATAAAATTTTTCAATACAGTCTTTTTCCCCTTCAAGGGATATCTACTTATTGATCCTTATAACTTAACTGGGGATTATCATGCTTATGACGCTGAATTGGTATTTGGTGGTTATAGTGGAGGAGAAATAACGTCATTTGTCTCATTAAACGCCTCTTTAGCTTTATATTATAATTCAACTTATGGATGGAAACCATTTAGATCTCTATACACTTACAGTGTAAATACCGGAGAAGGAACAACTGATCTACATGTGAGTATTAGAGATTCATATGCCAATGTTTATGTGGGAAATGAGAATTTAGGCTTATTAACTGAGAAATTTAATCCTCCCTCACCCTTATTTCTTTACGTTTTTATAATTCCGTATAATTATTCATTTTATCTAAATTCTAGTTATAAAATATATTTCCCGGAAAATATTTCAGGGAAATATGAATTCGCACGGCTTAATTACATATCTGTTAATGGAAAAACTGTTAATAATGGGTATGTAATACCTTATCCGGATTTACCGAGAGAGGTTTACGTTGATGTTAACTATACTTACTACTATTACGTGAATATTATGTTGCCTAATGGAAGTACTATTAAAGGATGGTTTAAAGAAGGAAGCGAAATAAACATTCCTAAAGTAATCTACTTAAATACTGAAGAAAGATATGTTCTTGAAAATAACTCTACTTTAATAGTATCACAACCTTTAATTAATTATACTCCAGAATATGTATTGCAATATAAAGCTACTATTAATAATATCACTGAATGGTTGAATCAAGGTAGTAAAATAATCCTATATAGTCCCACATTTTTGTTGTTTAATGTTAAATGGGTAGGAACTTATAATGTAAGTAATGGAGGTGTAATTGAGGTAAATTCTCCCATTATAGAAAAAGAAGTTAAGATTTTGAATTACTCTAGTATAATGTTTCTTCTAATAATAATAGTTATCATACTTATAGTTTTTCTCATAAAACGTATTCTCTCATAA